Proteins co-encoded in one Scomber scombrus chromosome 14, fScoSco1.1, whole genome shotgun sequence genomic window:
- the nlrc3l1 gene encoding NACHT, LRR and PYD domains-containing protein 3 isoform X1 — protein MDDSDLMDRVTPSGSSLGDAASAAGQSAYGEDEEDDGLYYIPERRPSLDLGTSPMDTSQWHYVDQANSPVLSYSSMSSEKSEKMEKLDESLTRGVKHTACGPEQVRERVQSSPLDNFENIQLVRADSYSSCYTLDSDDCENRIPKVRNKEDTVPESPDALVLLHDPNEIRHPSLTVDFTFKAISKTLGKLSEGEMHYFKRILWKRFPQSFNTPPQGMDLVDLVDRLLECYNLEVSLKLTKHVLEEIGKKKMVDYLQALRIRNEVRYDLRQSLKRIYGEMGDDSSKQGEMRSIDDVFTNLNIKSTSDNGPILEHEVLKIDKLDSNRKEGKQLSVQDLMSKEWLDKTNLRFLLITGGAGSGKSMAIKKLILDWVEEKSHQHVSFLVPLPFRELKKFEDKKISLLDIVNELYPETKQLRDEDYRSDECLILFVFDGLDEFCEKLDFQNTELLGDHAEPTSLNIIMVNLLRGRLLFRDIFMLTSRPLVRRCIPWDTHYDELDLRGFLESDKDEYFKKRFKNQDHADQVIAYTKSLKTLRIMCYLPLFCSLVADECENIFRAKGLQAELPKSLTYMYTKLLLALTRQYRVDGAPPLSPEEERDCLMKLGKTALTMLEKGQFKLTRCEWKEVGVSDDEAVVNSGLCTQYVTKPFILFQERVISFIHPTMQEYLAALYVFLSFRNHGKNIFEQQLKDRFSRMFKGHKAMEMYKSAVDKSLTYDDGKLDMFLRFLFGMVLHVNVDLLKPFCTNSSKWPNMVDDAATLIKKRIKENQYPGRNENLRRCLEELGVST, from the exons atggacgacAGTGATTTAATGGATAGGGTCACGCCTTCGGGCAGCTCCCTTGGGGATGCAGCGTCTGCTGCAGGCCAGAGTGCATACGgtgaagatgaggaagatgatggtCTCTACTACATCCCTGAAAGAAGACCTTCTCTTGACCTGGGGACAAGTCCCATGGATACTAGCCAATG GCATTATGTGGATCAGGCCAACTCCCCAGTTCTGAGCTACAGCTCAATGTCAAGTGAGAAAtctgaaaaaatggaaaaactcgATGAATCTTTGACAAG gggtgtcaaacatacagccTGCGGGCCAGAACAGGTCCGTGAAAGGGTCCAATCcagcccactggataactttgaaaa CATCCAGCTGGTTAGAGCAGACTCATACTCCAGCTGCTACACCTTGGACAGTGATGACTGTGAAAACAGAATCCCCAA GGTTAGAAACAAAGAGGATACCGTCCCAGAGTCTCCTGACGCCCTTGTGTTATTGCATGACCCAAATGAGATTAGGCATCCTTCCCTGACAGTGGATTTTACTTTTAAG GCTATTTCTAAAACCCTTGGGAAGCTGTCAGAGGGAGAAATGCATTACTTCAAGAGGATTCTGTGGAAGCGTTTCCCGCAGTCGTTCAATACTCCTCCCCAAGGCATGGACTTGGTGGACCTTGTGGACAGGTTGCTCGAGTGTTACAACTTGGAGGTTTCTTTGAAGTTGACCAAACACGTTCTTGAGGAAATAGGGAAAAAGAAGATGGTTGATTATCTCCAGGCTTTACGTATCAGAA atgAGGTAAGATACGATTTACGTCAATCTCTGAAGAGGATATACGGGGAAATGGGAGACGATTCAAGCAAGCAGGGAGAGATGAGGTCCATTGATGATGTCTTTACCAATCTCAACATAAAGTCAACAAGTGATAATGGCCCAATTCTTGAACATGAGGTCTTGAAAATAGATAAGCTTGACAGCAACCGGAAGGAAGGGAAACAGCTTTCTGTCCAAGATCTCATGAGTAAAGaatggttggacaaaacaaatcTGAGGTTTCTTTTGATCACTGGAGGGGCGGGCTCAGGGAAGTCTATGGCGATCAAAAAGTTGATCCTCGATTGGGTTGAAGAAAAGTCTCACCAACACGTGTCATTTTTGGTTCCTCTGCCGTTCAGAGAACTCAAAAAGTTTGAGGATAAGAAGATCTCCCTGTTGGACATAGTAAATGAACTCTACCCGGAAACAAAACAATTGAGGGATGAGGACTACAGAAGTGACGAGTGCTTAATACTGTTCGTCTTTGATGGCCTTGACGAGTTCTGCGAGAAGCTTGACTTTCAGAACACCGAGCTTCTCGGTGACCACGCAGAACCCACTAGCCTGAACATCATCATGGTCAACCTCCTCAGAGGAAGGCTGCTGTTCCGCGACATCTTCATGTTGACTTCTCGGCCGCTGGTAAGGCGCTGCATCCCTTGGGATACGCATTATGATGAGCTCGACTTGCGAGGTTTCCTGGAATCTGATAAGGACGAGTACTTTAAGAAGAGGTTTAAGAACCAAGATCATGCAGATCAAGTCATCGCATACACCAAGTCTTTGAAAACCCTCCGCATCATGTGTTACTTGCCCCTGTTTTGCTCACTGGTGGCAGATGAGTGTGAGAATATCTTTCGGGCAAAGGGTCTACAGGCAGAGCTGCCCAAGAGCCTCACCTACATGTACACAAAGCTGCTACTGGCGCTCACACGGCAGTATCGTGTAGATGGAGCTCCACCTCTTAGcccagaagaagagagagactgTCTGATGAAACTTGGAAAGACGGCCCTCACCATGCTTGAAAAAGGCCAGTTCAAGTTGACCAGGTGTGAATGGAAAGAGGTTGGAGTCAGCGATGATGAGGCAGTGGTTAACAGCGGACTGTGCACACAATATGTCACGAAGCCATTCATCTTGTTTCAAGAGAGAGTCATAAGCTTTATCCACCCCACCATGCAGGAGTACCTGGCTGCCCTTTATGTGTTTCTCTCCTTCAGAAACCATGGGAAGAACATTTTTGAGCAGCAGCTGAAAGACAGGTTCTCGCGGATGTTCAAGGGGCACAAAGCTATGGAGATGTACAAGAGCGCTGTGGACAAAAGCCTCACTTACGATGATGGCAAACTGGACATGTTCCTGCGTTTCCTGTTTGGAATGGTGCTTCACGTTAACGTGGACCTTCTCAAACCGTTCTGCACCAACTCTTCGAAGTGGCCGAATATGGTCGATGATGCTGCCACCCTGATCAAGAAGAGGATCAAAGAAAATCAGTATCCTGGCAGGAATGAAAACCTGCGACGCTGCTTGGAGGAGCTGGGTGTGAGTACCTGA
- the nlrc3l1 gene encoding NACHT, LRR and PYD domains-containing protein 12 isoform X2, with amino-acid sequence MDDSDLMDRVTPSGSSLGDAASAAGQSAYGEDEEDDGLYYIPERRPSLDLGTSPMDTSQWHYVDQANSPVLSYSSMSSEKSEKMEKLDESLTSIQLVRADSYSSCYTLDSDDCENRIPKVRNKEDTVPESPDALVLLHDPNEIRHPSLTVDFTFKAISKTLGKLSEGEMHYFKRILWKRFPQSFNTPPQGMDLVDLVDRLLECYNLEVSLKLTKHVLEEIGKKKMVDYLQALRIRNEVRYDLRQSLKRIYGEMGDDSSKQGEMRSIDDVFTNLNIKSTSDNGPILEHEVLKIDKLDSNRKEGKQLSVQDLMSKEWLDKTNLRFLLITGGAGSGKSMAIKKLILDWVEEKSHQHVSFLVPLPFRELKKFEDKKISLLDIVNELYPETKQLRDEDYRSDECLILFVFDGLDEFCEKLDFQNTELLGDHAEPTSLNIIMVNLLRGRLLFRDIFMLTSRPLVRRCIPWDTHYDELDLRGFLESDKDEYFKKRFKNQDHADQVIAYTKSLKTLRIMCYLPLFCSLVADECENIFRAKGLQAELPKSLTYMYTKLLLALTRQYRVDGAPPLSPEEERDCLMKLGKTALTMLEKGQFKLTRCEWKEVGVSDDEAVVNSGLCTQYVTKPFILFQERVISFIHPTMQEYLAALYVFLSFRNHGKNIFEQQLKDRFSRMFKGHKAMEMYKSAVDKSLTYDDGKLDMFLRFLFGMVLHVNVDLLKPFCTNSSKWPNMVDDAATLIKKRIKENQYPGRNENLRRCLEELGVST; translated from the exons atggacgacAGTGATTTAATGGATAGGGTCACGCCTTCGGGCAGCTCCCTTGGGGATGCAGCGTCTGCTGCAGGCCAGAGTGCATACGgtgaagatgaggaagatgatggtCTCTACTACATCCCTGAAAGAAGACCTTCTCTTGACCTGGGGACAAGTCCCATGGATACTAGCCAATG GCATTATGTGGATCAGGCCAACTCCCCAGTTCTGAGCTACAGCTCAATGTCAAGTGAGAAAtctgaaaaaatggaaaaactcgATGAATCTTTGACAAG CATCCAGCTGGTTAGAGCAGACTCATACTCCAGCTGCTACACCTTGGACAGTGATGACTGTGAAAACAGAATCCCCAA GGTTAGAAACAAAGAGGATACCGTCCCAGAGTCTCCTGACGCCCTTGTGTTATTGCATGACCCAAATGAGATTAGGCATCCTTCCCTGACAGTGGATTTTACTTTTAAG GCTATTTCTAAAACCCTTGGGAAGCTGTCAGAGGGAGAAATGCATTACTTCAAGAGGATTCTGTGGAAGCGTTTCCCGCAGTCGTTCAATACTCCTCCCCAAGGCATGGACTTGGTGGACCTTGTGGACAGGTTGCTCGAGTGTTACAACTTGGAGGTTTCTTTGAAGTTGACCAAACACGTTCTTGAGGAAATAGGGAAAAAGAAGATGGTTGATTATCTCCAGGCTTTACGTATCAGAA atgAGGTAAGATACGATTTACGTCAATCTCTGAAGAGGATATACGGGGAAATGGGAGACGATTCAAGCAAGCAGGGAGAGATGAGGTCCATTGATGATGTCTTTACCAATCTCAACATAAAGTCAACAAGTGATAATGGCCCAATTCTTGAACATGAGGTCTTGAAAATAGATAAGCTTGACAGCAACCGGAAGGAAGGGAAACAGCTTTCTGTCCAAGATCTCATGAGTAAAGaatggttggacaaaacaaatcTGAGGTTTCTTTTGATCACTGGAGGGGCGGGCTCAGGGAAGTCTATGGCGATCAAAAAGTTGATCCTCGATTGGGTTGAAGAAAAGTCTCACCAACACGTGTCATTTTTGGTTCCTCTGCCGTTCAGAGAACTCAAAAAGTTTGAGGATAAGAAGATCTCCCTGTTGGACATAGTAAATGAACTCTACCCGGAAACAAAACAATTGAGGGATGAGGACTACAGAAGTGACGAGTGCTTAATACTGTTCGTCTTTGATGGCCTTGACGAGTTCTGCGAGAAGCTTGACTTTCAGAACACCGAGCTTCTCGGTGACCACGCAGAACCCACTAGCCTGAACATCATCATGGTCAACCTCCTCAGAGGAAGGCTGCTGTTCCGCGACATCTTCATGTTGACTTCTCGGCCGCTGGTAAGGCGCTGCATCCCTTGGGATACGCATTATGATGAGCTCGACTTGCGAGGTTTCCTGGAATCTGATAAGGACGAGTACTTTAAGAAGAGGTTTAAGAACCAAGATCATGCAGATCAAGTCATCGCATACACCAAGTCTTTGAAAACCCTCCGCATCATGTGTTACTTGCCCCTGTTTTGCTCACTGGTGGCAGATGAGTGTGAGAATATCTTTCGGGCAAAGGGTCTACAGGCAGAGCTGCCCAAGAGCCTCACCTACATGTACACAAAGCTGCTACTGGCGCTCACACGGCAGTATCGTGTAGATGGAGCTCCACCTCTTAGcccagaagaagagagagactgTCTGATGAAACTTGGAAAGACGGCCCTCACCATGCTTGAAAAAGGCCAGTTCAAGTTGACCAGGTGTGAATGGAAAGAGGTTGGAGTCAGCGATGATGAGGCAGTGGTTAACAGCGGACTGTGCACACAATATGTCACGAAGCCATTCATCTTGTTTCAAGAGAGAGTCATAAGCTTTATCCACCCCACCATGCAGGAGTACCTGGCTGCCCTTTATGTGTTTCTCTCCTTCAGAAACCATGGGAAGAACATTTTTGAGCAGCAGCTGAAAGACAGGTTCTCGCGGATGTTCAAGGGGCACAAAGCTATGGAGATGTACAAGAGCGCTGTGGACAAAAGCCTCACTTACGATGATGGCAAACTGGACATGTTCCTGCGTTTCCTGTTTGGAATGGTGCTTCACGTTAACGTGGACCTTCTCAAACCGTTCTGCACCAACTCTTCGAAGTGGCCGAATATGGTCGATGATGCTGCCACCCTGATCAAGAAGAGGATCAAAGAAAATCAGTATCCTGGCAGGAATGAAAACCTGCGACGCTGCTTGGAGGAGCTGGGTGTGAGTACCTGA